In bacterium, the sequence AATGCATTAACAGCATCCATCACAGAAGCAGGTAATACGATATTTAACGGTTCAATGGGACTCGCGGAATCGCAAGCAGCGACAGACATAACACATTCAACATCATTCTCGGTTTATGATTCACTTGGCGTAACTCACACGGTAACAGTAAAGTTCCAGAAAGATGAAATAACATCAAATTTATGGCATTGGACTACAACTCTTGATAGAGGAACAATATTAAACGGAGGAAGCGGGGATGTAAGTTTCAATAGCGATGGCAGTTTAGCATCTTTTGGATATACAGGAGGCGTAAGTGCGTTTTCGTTCGATCCTGAAGATGGTGCTACAAATCCGGTAAATATTGATTTTAATGCAGGTACAATAAATGCATTCGACGGGATAACTCAGTTATCAGGGGCAACTACAACAATTATGTCTCACCAGAACGGTTATGCAATGGGAAGATTGTCAACCATAGCAGTAAATGGTAACGGAGAAATTACAGGTAGTTTCACAAATGGTATAACGAGAACATTAGCTGAGGTATCGCTTGCAACATTCACTAATCCTGCCGGATTAAAGAAAGCGGGTAATTCGTTATGGCAGGAGGATGTAAACTCAGGGACAGCAGTTCTTGGAAAAGCAGGAACAACTTTACCTGATACAAGCATATCCGCAGGATATCTTGAGCAATCCAATGTAGACATGGCAAATGAATTTATAGAAATGATTATCGCACAGAGGGGATTCCAAGCAAATTCAAAAACCATAGCATTGGGAGACCAAATGCTGGCAGAATTAGCGGCATTAAAACGAATATAGGAATAAGTAGAGAGCAGTAAGTTAAGGTAGAGAGTTAATTATTCCGCTTCAGGCGGATAAGAGTTAAGTCCGTCTGAAGCGGATAAGAATATGGATATAACAACGATTGCAGGCGTAGCGATAGGGTTTTACCTATTATTCACTGCTATATTGCAGGGAGGATCGGCCAAAATTTTTATTGATATTCCTGCAATAATGATTACCGGAGGCGGTACACTTGCAGCCGTGCTTATTAATTACCAATTTACGGATGTTATCAGGATACTCAAAGTTACTGCAAAAGCTTTTATACATAAACCTATTGCACCCGTAAAAACAATTAATCTTTTATTAGAGATGAGTAAAAAAGCTCGTAGAGACGGGTTTATTGCACTTGAAGAAGATTTAAAAAAAGTTGAAGATAAATTTTTAAGGGTTGCCCTCAGGTGTGTAGTTGACGGCAGCCCGCTTGACAGGACTCAGAAACTATTAGAAACAGAAGTAGAGAATTTAGAGTTAAGACATAGCAAAGGGATAGGAATATTTAAAGCCGGGGGGAAATTTGCGCCGGCTTTTGGGTTACTTGGAACGTTAATCGGGCTGGTTCAAATTGGACGAGTCGTAAACGAGCCATCTGCAATTGTTTCAAGCATAGCAGTAGCATTTGTGTCGACTTTTTACGGAGTAATACTTTCGAATTTAATTTTTCTCCCCATAGCAGGTAAATTAGATGGATTAACGCAAGAGGAGACATTAGAGAAGAGGCTTATAATAGAAGGAATTCTATCAATACAGTCCGGAGAACCGACACTTGTAATAGAAGACCAATTAATAGCATTTTTGCCTCCGGAAGAAAGAGAAAAAAGAATAAAAATAAAAATGGAAGAGGAAGAGTAAAGAAGGCAGGCACGTAAAAAATGGAAGAAAGAATATTGTCTCAGGAAGAAATTTCCACTTTGTTAAAAACCGTTCCTAAAAGTAATGAAGATACTCCTTCTAAAGAAAAAAAGATAGAAGAATACGACATCAAGAGATATGTAGGAATTACAAGGGAACATTTCCCGATATTTAAAGAAATTAATGAATATTTCGACTTTCTTTTTGAACAATCGGTTGCCACGAGAACGGGAAACTTCATCAATATGATAACTTCTGAGCCGGAAATCAGCACTCTTGGTGAATTCATTTCTTCGGCATCCAATCCCACTTATATCATTATGTTCAAACTTGACCCTGCGGTTGGCGATGTGTATATGGATATTTCGCCTTCGTTTGTACACTCGCTTGTAGATATGGAATTTGGAGGAACCGGCAGAATCAATAAAAATCCACCTGACATCACCATAATTGAACGTGCAGCTATGCCTAAAATTGCCAGAGCATTACTTGGTGAACTTGAAAAAGCATGGGGAAAATATGTTGCAGTATCTTCAAAAATAGTATCCCAGCAAACCAATCCATTAACTATAGCTCCACCGGAATCTGTAGTTCCAATTCTCAGTATTTCTTTTACCTTAACAATTGACGATATTCCTATGTCTCTACGAATTGCTTATTCTTCGGAAATCGCAAGGGCTCTTGCTGCCGAGGTTATAACTCACGAGCGTGTAACGAGAAAAACAGCCAATGCTGAGCTCCAGGAAAAAATCAAGCAGATATTAATGCATGCAAGAGTAAATGTTTATGCTGAGCTTGGACGTTCAGGCATTTTTGTTTCTGATTTATTAGAATTGAAAGCAGGTGATATAATCCCTTTAAACCTTCATACAGACAGTGAAATAATTGTTTACGTGGAAGATAAAAAGAAGTGGTTTGCCAAAGCAGGCGTTTATAAAATGAGAATGGCATCTAAAATTACGCGTCCATACAAAAGGAGGTAAAAAAATGTGTCCAAAAGAAGATAATGTTCAGGAAGATAAACTTGCCGTATCGCCGGAAAAGAAAGTAACTGCGAAAAAGGCAAAGTTTGAAGAAGTTACCCCTGAAGAGAATATGCCCCCCAAAGTATCTAACATTGAGGGCATTTTAGACGTTCCGATGGAAGTTTCCGTAAGACTTGGGAAAACAACTCTTTCCATACAGGAACTTTTGAATACCGGGCCCGGTTCAATTGTAGAACTGGATAGTATTGCTGGTGGAACAGTAGATATTCTTATTAACAACAGAATATTCGCCAGGGGTGAAATTATAGTTATTGAAGAAAGATTTGGAGTTCGTATAACAGCTCTTATAAACCCGGAAGAAAGAATTCAACAATTGGGAAAACAAGCATGATAAAAACGAGAAGTGAGAGAAAAAGATGAATAACTTAATATTTTTTTTATTAAACCAGTCCGCCTCAGGCGGAACTGACAGGCAAATGATAAGCGATTCTTCTGCTGCACCCGTATATAAAACTTTACTTGTCCCGACAAATGCAGCAGGTTCATTTTCCAGCATGATTTTTAGAGCCATTGGGAGTCTTATTGTTGTAATTGCCATAATGTTTGTAATTATATGGCTTCTGCGTAAATTTTCCAGCAAAAATGGATTATTGGGAAAAAGTGGGGGCGAAAAAATTATTAATGTAATTGCTAAATCCGCACTTAACTCAAAGCAGGCTATTTATGTAGTTGAGGTTCCGGAACGGATACTTATATTAGGAGTAAGCGGCGACAATATAAATATATTATCAGAAATAAAAGAGCCCTCTACAATAAAATCTCTTAAAGAAGGCTCAAAAGAAGGTATATTTGCCCAATACTTAAAGGGATTTACTTTAAGAGGCAGATCCGCTCCCAATGTGAAAAACAATGCATCGCAGTTGACCGATAAAGAGGCAACATCAGACAGAAGGGATAAACGTGGGTCCGGGTTATTGGGATAAAAATGAAGAAACTACTATTAAAAATACAGAACAAGATTCTTTCCTATCCTCATTATCCGTATATATTAACACCTGTTTTATTTATTTTTTTACTGTTCATAGCACAACCGCTTTTAGCGGCGAAAACGGTTAGTTTTGATACGCTAACTCCACCAATACAAATTGCGATAGCATTAACGCTTATCCCGTTGATTCCTTTTTTACTTTTAACACTCACTTCTTTCACTCGCATAATCATTGTTTTTTCAATGCTTAGAAACGCATTAACGACTCGTTCAGTTCCTCCGAACCAGGTATTAATAGCGCTTGCATTATTTATGACTTTTTACATAATGAGACCTACTTTTGAAACAATATATAACGATGCGATTAGTCCTTATATTAACAAAGACATCTCTTCGAAAGAAGCAATAGAGAAAGGTATCGCACCTCTCCGCACTTTTATGTTAAAGCAGGTGAGGGAAGAGGATTTAGCTTTATTCGTTCATTTTTCGGAAGGGAAGAAGCCAACAACCGTAGCCGAAATTCCATTTACTACAATTATGCCGGCTTTTATTACTTCCGAATTAAGAATTTCATTTGAAATGGGATTTTTAATATACTTACCTTTTTTAATCATAGATTTAGTTTTAGCATCAATATTATTATCTATGGGGATGTTTATGGTTCCGCCTATGATGATTTCAGCACCTTTAAAATTATTATTATTCATTCTTGTTAACGGTTGGGATTTAATCGTAAAATCTTTAATTACGAGTTTTAGATAACTATGGATCAAGGAATGGCAATTTCTATTTTTAAGGATACTTTAATAACAACGCTTGTTTTATCTTTACCAATGTTGCTTGCAGGATTGGTAATAGGCGTTCTTATATCTATTTTTCAGGCTGTTACTGCAATAAAAGAAATGACATTATCTTTTGTACCTAAGATTCTGGCAGTGGGCGCCGTAATGTATTTTACTTTACCGTGGATGCTAACAAAGATGGTAGAATTTACAGCAAGAATGTTTGCCCAGATGGAACATCTAGTTAAATAACTATGATACTAGAGCTAACTCTTATGAAAGGCATTTTTATATTTTTCAGGACTCTTGGAGTTATTATTACTTCTCCTATTCTTGGCGATAGGGGTTTTCCTGCCACTGCAAAAATAGCGCTTGCCCTATCAATTGCTTTTTTACTTACGCCGGTTCTCAATATAGAAGTGCCGAATCCTGATTCTATTATTACATTAATTCTTATTATCTCAAGAGAAATATTAATAGGCGTAGCTATTGGTTCGGTAGTACTTTTCATTTTTATGGGCGTGCAATTAGCAGGTTCCATTATGGGTTTCCAGATGGGAATGTGGTTAGCCGAAATGGTTGATCCTACTTTTGGGATAGAGATACCTGTTATTGCTCAATTTAATTATTTATTTGCCATTATGATTTTTATTTGTGTAAACGGGCATCTTATCGTTTTAAACGCGGTAAGGCAAACTTTCAAATTGCTACCTCTCGGGACTTTTTCGTTAAGCAATTCTTTTATGGAACAATTTGTTGCGACGGGAAGCAGCATTTTTAGAGTAGGTTTTGAAATAGGGGCACCGATTATTGGTGTTTTGTTATTAATCTCTATTGCCCTTGGTCTTATTTCCCGTGCTATTCCTGAATTTGACGTTCTTATGGCTTCAATTCCACTTACCATTGGCGTCGGGTTATGGCTTATGGCAGCATCTCTACCTTACATAGCCGTAACCGTTATAAAGATGATTAATAAATTAGAACCAACCATATATAATCTATTCAGACCTTAAAATATGAAAAGCATAACGATTAATAAAGAGTCCGGAGTTAAATATTGGACAAACAATTATCCCGTCAGGACGGGAATGAAGGAAACAAATTATGGACGAAGATAGGACACTGCCGGCGACCGGGATGCGTCGCGGGAAAGAAAGACAAAAAGGAAATGTCCCCAGAAGCTCAGAAGCGAGTACTGTTTTGCTTTTAATAGTTAGCTTATTTTTATTTCCTGTTATTGGAGGAAAACTTGCAGGTGGTATTACTAACATAACGAAATATTTTTTCGGTAGTGGGATGCTTATGTCTATCAATGAAAAAACTACTTTATCTATAATTGCTTTTTCCATTAAGAATTTATTACCTTTCCTTATTCCTTTTTTTGCCATTCTTATTGTCGTTGATATCCTTGGTTCTATTATTCTTGGTGGATGGGTATATGCACCTGAAGCGCTTGCTGTTAAGTGGGGAGCCATAAATCCAGCACAGGGAGCCAAAAACTTATTTAGCCCAAGTGCTTACTTTACTTTACTTAAGTCTCTGTTAAAATTAACTCTCATTGGAACCGTTATTTTTGTTGGGATAAAAGGAATCATAGCTCCAATGTTAGCGCTTACTAATTCTTCTGCTGAAGCCCAGTCAAGTTTTTTAGTTGCAACTATATTCAAGTTACTTCTTAATACTATTCTTGTATTTTTAGTTATCGCAGTATCAGATTATATTTTCCAGAAATGGACTTATGAAAAAAGTATACGGATGACTTCCCAGGAAGTAAAAGAGGAGACAAGACAAACAGAAGGGCCTCCTGAGATCAGAAGCAGGATTAGAGCAAAGCAACGAGAGTTATCAAGACGAAGAATGATGCGAGAGGTTCCAAAGGCAACCGTTATTATAACAAACCCAACAGAACTTGCCATTGCCATAAGATATGAACAGCCTAAAGATTCGGCACCGGTTATAGTTGCAAAAGGAGGCGGAGATGTAGCCAAGAAAATCAGAGAAATTGCAAACAAACATAACATTCCTATTGTTGAAAACAAGCCTCTTGCGAGGTTATTATTTACTACCTGTGATATAGACGATCAAATTCCGGTTAAATTATACCAGGCAGTTGCTGAAATTATAGCTTATGTCTACAAATTAAAAAATGTAACATCCCGCTATGGCGGTGATAAAATCAGTGCATCTTAGGCAAATAAATATGATTATAAGAGGAAATTTATAAATAAGTTATGAATAATCTTTTTACAGAAAGACTTGCAAGACAAGGGACAATTATAGTTGCGGTTGGTGTTCTTAGTATTATAGCCATTCTTATCGTCCCGCTTCCCACGCCTATTATTGACATTTTCATAATCTTCAACATTGCTTTTTCTCTTTTGCTTATCGTATCAACTATGTATATCCATAAGCCTCTGGACATTGCTTCCTTCCCTTCTATTTTACTTCTCACCACACTTTTAAGGCTTGGTTTAAACGTGGCAGTTACCCGTTCTATTCTTTTGAAAGCAGATGGAGGCAAGGTTATATATGCTTTCGGAAATTTCGTTGTAGGAGGAAATTATATCGTCGGGGTAGTAATTTTTATCATTATAATCATTATTCAATTTATCGTAATTACACAAGGCGCCACAAGAATCGCTGAAGTTGCAGCAAGATTCACATTAGACGGTATGCCCGGGAAGCAAATGGCTATAGATGCAGATCTGAATACCGGTTTAATTACCGAAGCCGAAGCAAAAGATAGAAGGCTTGAGATCCGCAGGGAAACCGACTTTTACGGAGCTATGGACGGAGCATCAAAATTTATTAGAGGAGATGCCGTTGCAGGTTTACTCATTACGGCAATTAACATTATAGGTGGTTTATGTATAGGGGTATTTCAAAGACATATGCCTGCTCAATCAGCCCTCTCCATTTATACTATTCTTACTATCGGGGATGGACTTGTTGCTCAAATACCTGCTATTATAATCGCGACTGCATCGGGTATTCTTGTAACAAGAATGGCATCCGAATCTGATCTTGGCAGGGATATAATTTCTCAAATGCTTGTTAATTCCAAAGTTTTATTTATTGTATCGGGGGCTTTATTTGTTTGTGCGATTGTGCCCGGTTTTCCTTTTTTCCCATTCTTTCTCCTCTCCGCTCTTATTGGCGGAATTGGTTATTTAATTAAAAGAAGTACAAGTGCAGATGCACCAATAAAACCAACACCATCAACCGGTGGAGCAGAAGAAGTAGAAGACTGGAACAAAACATTACGAATTGACCCGATTGAAATAGAGCTTGGTTATGGCAATATTGATCTTGTTAATAAAGAAAAGGGAGGGGATTTACTTGACAGGGTTGGTCTTTTACGGAAAAGAATCGCCTCTGAACTGGGGTTTGTCGTTCCTCCTGTACGTATTAGAGACAATCTTGAACTTCAACCCGAAGAATATGTCATTAAAGTAAAAGGAACTGAAATTGCCAAAGGCAAGGTATTTTTACAAGGCTTGCTTGCAATGAACCCGGGTTCTGCGAAACAGAAATTAGATGAGGACGAAACAACAGAGCCGGTATTTAATTTGCCCGCTTACTGGATTACACGGAAGGAAAGGAACAGGGCTGAAGCACTGGGATACACGATAGTTGAACCTTCGGTTGTAGTTACAACACATCTCCAGGAAACCATAAAATCATACGCCAACGAGCTTCTTGGCAGACAGGAAACTCAAGTAATCATTGACCGGGCAAAAGAAACACATCCGGCAGTTGTAAATGAACTTATTCCTAACATTATGAAAATCGGCGATATCCAGAAAGTCTTACAAAATCTACTTGCGGAAAGGATATCTATCCGTGACACAGTTACGATTTTAGAGGCGCTTGCAGATTATGCTCCGGTGACTAAAGATATTGACCAGCTCACCGAATTTACCCGTCAAGCACTCAAACGCAATATTTCTCAACAATATAAAGACGCCAACGGCAAAATCAATTGTGTTTCAATAGAGCCCAGATTTGAGCAACTTATCTTAGATTCAATAGAAAAGAACCACACGGATTCAGGTTTTTCCATAGAGCCAAAGCTTGCCCAATCATTATTTATTGAAATATCGAAATGGATAGAGAAGCTTGCTTTACAAAACTACCAGCCAATAATTATCTCTTCACCAAGATTACGGAATTATTTAAGAAAACTTATAACGCCTATTTTTCCAAATCTCGTGGTTTTATCTTTCTCTGAGCTTGATTCGAGAATCCCGATAAACTCATTAGGAGAAATTAAATCCGCTTTAAGCGGAGAGGTGACAGCTTGAAAAAACATAAGGCAAAAAGTATTAAAGAGACAAGAGGAGATTTGATAAGAAACTCTAAAAAACAGACAAGAGCTTCTACACCAAATCTCGTGGTTTTATCTTTCTCTGAGCTTGATTCGAGAATCCCGATAAACTCATTAGGAGAAATTAAATCCGCTTTAAGCGGAGAGGTGACAGCTTGAACATAAAAAAATATAGAGCAAACAGTATTAAAGAAGGAATTGAAATGGTCAAACAAGACCTTGGTCCGGATGCAGTTATACTTGCCACAAACAGAATAGATGACACGGAAGAGATAGAAATGCTTGCGGCTACAGATTTACCCGGAACAAAAACAGATACGAGCAACTCAGGAAAAAACACATATATAACCGGGCAAGATAATCCCAACGGAACATCCCGTTCCAACGGTGATTACGCACTTAATACTGACACTCCTTCAAAATTTGCAGGTTCTTCACCTGATTATGGAACATCCCGCTATAACGGGAATCGTCAGGCTGGGAAAAACGTACCTGACAGCGGGCAGTTATCTAACGTTGAGTCCCAATTATCCGAGCTTAAGAGTCAAATCCATTTATTTGGGAAGCAAGTATCAGACTTGTCTTCTCTTATCCAATGTTCTGAGACTGTAAATTTCCCACCCCTCTTTAATAAATTAGTTGGTTCAGGCATTCAAGCAGACACCGCCTCAATTATTACCAATTTAATTAACAGCAAGCTAATTATCGACAAGACAGGGGGGATTTCTTCCTCCGAAGAAAACATTAAAACATTCCTTTCGTCTTTAATTTCTACTTCTCCTATATCCATAAAGCCTGTTTCAGATTCCCTTTCTACCGAGCAAAACAAACAAGGGCAAACGTCTGCACCATCACAGTCAATACCAAAGAGAGACATTCCTTATTTGATAGCATTTATTGGTCCAACCGGAACAGGGAAGACAACAACGATAGCAAAAATTGCAAGTAATTTTGCCATATATGACAAGTTGAAAGTTGCTTTAATTACTATTGATACATATAGACTTGCGGCAGTTGAGCAGCTTAATACTTTTGCTAAAATAGTAGACATTCCTATAGACGTGGTTTTTTCGGCTATGGATTTTCCGAATTCTTTGGAAAAGTTCAAAGATATGGACGTTATTTTTATAGACACAGCCGGGAGCAGTCAAAAGAACGAAAAATACATATCCGAACTTTGTACATTTTTCAATCTTATAAATCCGGATGAAATACATCTTGTTATATCGCTTACTACAAAGGCCAAGGACATTGCAGACATTATAAAAAACTACGATATTTTGTGCCCGGGTAAAATAGTTTTTACAAAATTAGACGAGACTTCGTCTTTCGGCACATTATTAGAATCGCCTTTTTTATCCAAAAAACCAATTTCATATCTAACGACAGGACAATCGATACCAGACGATATAGAACTCGCAAACAGTTCAAAGATTATATCTCATATCTGGGAATTAAAGGAAAGGTGGGAAAAATGACGGATCAGGCAAGCAAATTAAGGGAAATTGTAAACGGACCTAAAATCATTGGGTTCACGTCAGGCAAAGGAGGAGTAGGTAAAACAAATATTGCCGTAAACATAGCAGTTTGCCTTGCCAATGAAGGGCTCAACATATTATTGCTTGATGCCGACTTATCGCTTGCAAACGTAGATTTATTATTTGGGATATCCCCGGCATTTAACATAAAAGACGTAATTTTAGGAAATAAAGAGTTAAAGGACATAATAGTAAATGGTCCTTGTAATTTAAAAATAATACCTGCGGCAAGCGGTATAGAAGAGCTTGCCGATTTAGACAGCGAAAAGAGCAATAAATTCATAAAAACATTTACGGAATTAGAAAACGAATTTGATTTTATATTCATAGATACAGCCGCAGGGATATCTAAAAACGTAAGAGATTTCCTTTTAGTTTCGGATGAAGTCGTAATTATAACCACTCCGGAATTAACTTCACTTGCGGATGCTTATGCGACCATAAAAGTTGTAACTATGAACAAAAATGCGCCCAGTATAAAAATAATCGTAAACAGGGTAAAAAGCGAAAAGCAGGCAACTGATACGGTAGAGAGAATAGGGCTTTTAACATCTAAATTTTTGAAACTTGAGATAGAAAATTTTGGATTCGTATATGAAGATCCTGCAGTCGGACAAGCCGTAGAATCCCAAAGTCCTTTTATAACGTCCAAGCCATATTCCAGAGCATCAGTGTGCATTAAAAAGATTGCAAACGGGATAAAAGCATTAAAAAACAGACAGGAAGGAGCAAAAAGTTTATTTGAAAGAATATCTGATGTTTCTTCTTCGTTTGACGAGCAGGAAGAAGACAGAGCTACCCCAAAGTCATCATCAGGACAGGCAAAAAAAATCAGCAAAAAAGAACTTGCTTCTACAATATCCGCTTCTTTAGACCTATCTAAAAAAAAAAGTATTGAGATAATAGAAAAAATCCTCTTGACTATTACAGATACTCTTGGTAAGGATGAAGAAGTTAGAATACAGGGTTTTGGTTTATTTAGGAATAAGGTAAGGAAAGGGCGAAAGTATTATATACCCGGATTAAAGGGCTCTATGGAGATAAAAGAGAGTAAAATTCCACAATTTCGACCTTCCAACATTCTTATAAATAAAATCCAGAGCGATATTCCTGTTAAGATAGATTGAAGCAAATGCCGAAACACAACAACGCTATTTCTCAATATAAGGCGACTCAAAGCCCTAAGGCCAAAGAAGAGGAAATAAAAAAATGGATTCCTTTTGTTCGCTGGATAGCAAACAGGTTTGCCTTATATATACCAACTGTCATAGAAATGGAAGATGTGATATCCCAGGGTATAATAGGATTAATCAAAGCTATAGACAGTTTTGATCCGGAAAGAGGAGTAGCATTCAAAACTTATGCTTTTCATCGAATAAGAGGAGCAATACTTGATGGGTTTAGGGCTTTAGACTGGAAATCCGCGGGCACAGAAGAAAAAATAAGGACTCTTGAAATCACATATGCAAAGTTATCTGAAAAATTACACAGGATGCCAACAGAAGATGAAGTAGCGGCTGCGCTTGGAATAACAAAAGAGAAGTTTTATAAATTATTAGAAGAAACGAGAACGCCTCAATTGATTAGTTTGGATTTATCCCAGGATGAAGACGGGACAAGTTCCGAAGAGTCCATTGCAAGTAAAGAACCTGGATTATTTTCCATTATTCAGGAAGAAGAAAGAAAGGAAAATCTACTTAAAATGATAAACGAGCTACCTGAGAAGTCCCGACTATTAATAACTCTTTATTATTATGAAGATTTAACTTACAAAGAAATCGCCAAAACGCTGGATTTATCGGAATCACGAGTATGTCAGTTACATACAGAAATTATTTTATACTTTAAAAAAGTGCTAAAAAAAGTTCTTTAAGGAAACGAAAATAAATATATGGTACAACCGGTAACCGATGTAAGTATGATCCCAGCGGCAACTACGCCAAATGCGCATAAAGTAAAGAAACCGGAAGAGGAACAAAAATTCGCTCATCAACTAGAACATCTCGTAGTAAAAGAGGAGAAAGAATCCGATAAAGCAAAAAAAGTAGGCGAAGACGAAAAGCAGGAAGCAGAGGCAAAAAAGAAGAAAAAGGGCAACCAGAATCCATCCAATGAAGACCAAAACTTATCTACCAACAACCAGGAAGGCCAGGAAGGAGAGGAAAAAAATGAAAAAGGACAAATCATTGATATCAGCGCATAAATTCATTAATCTGTCTATATATTTTTATGTGTTAATCGGGCTACTAATTATGGCATCCACCGCCACAGCGGGAGCAGCTAAGCCCAATCAAAAATTAGACACACTAATTATAGAAAAACAAATCATAGAAACACGTCTAAAAAAGTACGTAATTGATACTACAAAAGGCATAGGTCGGGAAGTTCAAAACATAACAAACAAAGTAAACAAAATAGAGGATCAGTTCCATTCTTACAACTCCGAGTTAAGGGAATTAAAGGAAATAAAAGCATTCCTCCCCGTTAATGATTCCGGCAAAAACACTTCGAATAGGATTGCCTATCCAGGAAATATGGAAGAAAAAATAGACAGTATTGCGGGACAGACAGAAATGTTAAACCAGAGGATGAATGATATGGGAACACAGATAGAAAGGGCAGAAAACATTGCATTAAAAAACTCAAATAATTATACTGATTATAACTTAATAAAAATATTACTTATTGTTGTTTCAATCTTTTTATTTATTATCATTGTTTTACTTGCCTCAAAAATAGGCAACCGCACCAAAAATCCGGCGACTAACCTAAAAGCAACAAAACCGGCAGCAACACCACAGTTATCAATGCCGGGACGACCCAATACCGCAGCAAACTTTACAAAAAGTGACGACATTCCATTGTATAAAAAAGTTGACCAACTCCAGACCGTGGAAAGGCCCAATCCATCTTCAGATAGACAATTCCGAGTTCAGGAACAAACAACCCAGGATACTTTAGTAAGAGCTATGAGTAAGATAGAAACCACGCTGGCTTCTATTTCGAAGGATATCAAGGGCAAAAAAATATCTCCCGCCGAGACTAAAGATTTTCATAAAAATATTTATGAATTGAGGGACGCAGGAAATACCCAGGAAGAAATAGCCAAAAAGCTTAATATAGGCAAAGGTGAAGTAGAGCTTGTTCTTAACCTGAGGAAGAAAGGATATGCAAGTCAGCAGGAAGTAGAGAGCAGGTAGCAGGCAAAGAACTTTCTCCCCCCAAAAAGGCTCTAAAATTAAGAGTAACAAGTGGATACCAAAATGAAAAATATTAGAAAAAATAATTTTTTGCAAAAACTGTTTATATGCTTATGCATATTTTTTTCAGGGTGTGGAGTCTCAATATTAGACATTCAACCTTATTCTAAAAACCCCACAAGCATTAAGAAAATAGAAACTGAGAAACGTTTTACCCTCCGTGATGTTAATGATAAAAGAGGCATGGATTCTACTGTAATTGGCTTAGTAAAGACAGGATTATTTAATACCCCAACGCCTCTTTATTCCAAGAGAAACTCTACAGAACTTGTGAAA encodes:
- a CDS encoding FliA/WhiG family RNA polymerase sigma factor yields the protein MPKHNNAISQYKATQSPKAKEEEIKKWIPFVRWIANRFALYIPTVIEMEDVISQGIIGLIKAIDSFDPERGVAFKTYAFHRIRGAILDGFRALDWKSAGTEEKIRTLEITYAKLSEKLHRMPTEDEVAAALGITKEKFYKLLEETRTPQLISLDLSQDEDGTSSEESIASKEPGLFSIIQEEERKENLLKMINELPEKSRLLITLYYYEDLTYKEIAKTLDLSESRVCQLHTEIILYFKKVLKKVL